In Curtobacterium sp. MCPF17_002, one genomic interval encodes:
- a CDS encoding purine-nucleoside phosphorylase — protein sequence MSTENPLNDPAADPFEVARAAAAVIADRSGIERHDIALTLGSGWGKAADLVGETVSEIPASDVPGFSASAVPGHSGTVRSIRMPDGRHALVIGARTHYYEGHGVRRVVHSVRTAAATGASIMVLTNGAGGIKEHWTPGTPVLISDHINLTADSPLEGATFVDLTDLYSSRLRAVAHGVDPSLDEGVYTQFRGPHYETPAEVQMAKVIGGHIVGMSTALEAIAARQAGMEVLGFSLITNLAAGIQKTPLSHTEVLEAGKQAEPVLADLLARVVAAL from the coding sequence ATGAGCACGGAGAACCCGCTGAACGACCCCGCCGCCGACCCCTTCGAGGTCGCGCGCGCCGCCGCCGCAGTCATCGCCGACCGGTCCGGCATCGAGCGCCACGACATCGCCCTGACCCTCGGCTCCGGCTGGGGCAAGGCGGCGGACCTCGTCGGTGAGACGGTGTCCGAGATCCCCGCGTCGGACGTCCCCGGCTTCAGCGCATCGGCCGTCCCCGGACACTCGGGCACGGTTCGTTCCATCCGCATGCCCGACGGCCGCCACGCGCTCGTCATCGGAGCACGCACGCACTACTACGAGGGCCACGGCGTCCGTCGGGTCGTGCACAGCGTCCGGACCGCGGCCGCGACCGGCGCCTCGATCATGGTCCTCACGAACGGTGCCGGTGGCATCAAGGAGCACTGGACGCCGGGTACTCCGGTCCTCATCAGCGACCACATCAACCTCACGGCGGACAGCCCGCTCGAGGGCGCGACGTTCGTCGACCTGACCGACCTGTACTCCTCCCGGCTGCGCGCGGTCGCCCACGGCGTCGACCCGTCGCTCGACGAGGGCGTCTACACGCAGTTCCGCGGCCCGCACTACGAGACCCCGGCAGAGGTCCAGATGGCGAAGGTCATCGGCGGCCACATCGTCGGCATGTCCACGGCACTCGAGGCCATCGCCGCGCGTCAGGCCGGCATGGAGGTCCTCGGCTTCTCGCTCATCACGAACCTCGCCGCGGGCATCCAGAAGACCCCGCTGTCGCACACCGAGGTGCTCGAGGCCGGCAAGCAGGCCGAGCCGGTCCTCGCGGACCTGCTCGCCCGCGTGGTGGCGGCACTGTGA
- a CDS encoding PTS sugar transporter subunit IIB, with amino-acid sequence MKIVTICGAGIGASAILKVNAEKALATLGLTASVVAADVASVQKVSDDANVILTSQEFVEAIGETYAEVIVIRNHFDQGEITAAVDRALGEH; translated from the coding sequence GTGAAGATCGTGACCATCTGCGGTGCCGGGATCGGTGCGAGCGCGATCCTCAAGGTGAACGCCGAGAAGGCGCTCGCCACGCTGGGGCTGACGGCGTCGGTCGTGGCGGCGGACGTGGCATCGGTGCAGAAGGTGTCCGACGACGCGAACGTCATCCTCACCAGCCAGGAGTTCGTCGAGGCGATCGGGGAGACCTACGCCGAGGTCATCGTCATCCGGAACCACTTCGACCAGGGTGAGATCACGGCGGCGGTGGACCGGGCGCTCGGGGAGCACTGA
- a CDS encoding PTS sugar transporter subunit IIA has product MPLPPLPDDAVVLGASASSWREALRLAGGALVASGATTDPYTEAMIALVDEHGPYIVISPGLAFAHARPGPAVLRDGLSVVTLASPVAFGHPHNDPVRVVLGLAVAGVGTHLESIGEIANLFNDATVTGRLAAATTADEVRAIMGVSA; this is encoded by the coding sequence ATGCCGTTGCCGCCACTGCCGGACGACGCCGTCGTGCTCGGGGCCTCCGCGTCCTCGTGGCGCGAGGCGCTCCGGCTGGCCGGCGGTGCCCTCGTCGCTTCTGGGGCGACCACCGACCCCTACACCGAGGCCATGATCGCCCTGGTGGACGAGCACGGACCGTACATCGTCATCTCCCCGGGGCTCGCGTTCGCGCACGCCCGACCGGGGCCGGCGGTCCTCCGTGACGGGTTGTCCGTCGTGACGCTCGCGTCGCCGGTCGCGTTCGGGCACCCGCACAACGACCCCGTCCGGGTCGTGCTCGGGCTCGCGGTGGCCGGGGTCGGGACACACCTCGAGTCCATCGGCGAGATCGCCAACCTGTTCAACGACGCCACCGTGACCGGACGGCTCGCGGCGGCCACGACGGCGGACGAGGTCCGCGCCATCATGGGAGTGTCAGCGTGA
- a CDS encoding adenosine deaminase, which translates to MSADATTHRLPDAGAVINDLPKVSLHDHLDGGLRPATIIELAAESGVTLPTTDPAELGQWFADQSNSGSLVEYLKTFDVTTSVMQTAEQLRRVGREFVEDLVTDGVVYGEIRWAPEQHLQGGLTLDETVEAVQAGIEEAVDAADGRIRVGQLVTAMRHADRSLEIAELAVRHRDRGVVGFDIAGAEAGFPASNHRAAFDYLASELFPVTVHAGEADGLASIRSALVDGRALRLGHGVRIFEDVTLSDAGDGSTLASLGEVAAWVRDREIPLEVSPSSNLQTGAVAAWGDDLADHPFDVLYQLGFRVTVNTDNRLMSGTSLTRELALLAGTFGYDLDDLAAFQINAALGSFLPLEDREEIIATITAGHQEA; encoded by the coding sequence ATGAGCGCCGACGCCACGACCCACCGCCTGCCCGACGCCGGAGCGGTCATCAACGACCTGCCGAAGGTCTCGCTGCACGACCACCTCGACGGTGGCCTCCGTCCGGCGACGATCATCGAGCTCGCGGCAGAGTCCGGCGTGACGCTGCCGACCACCGACCCGGCCGAGCTCGGGCAGTGGTTCGCCGACCAGTCGAACTCCGGCTCGCTCGTCGAGTACCTCAAGACGTTCGACGTCACCACCTCGGTGATGCAGACGGCCGAGCAGCTCCGCCGGGTCGGCCGCGAGTTCGTCGAGGACCTCGTCACGGACGGCGTCGTCTACGGCGAGATCCGCTGGGCGCCCGAGCAGCACCTGCAGGGCGGGCTCACGCTCGACGAGACGGTCGAGGCCGTGCAGGCCGGCATCGAGGAAGCGGTCGACGCCGCCGACGGACGCATCCGCGTCGGACAGCTCGTCACCGCCATGCGCCACGCCGACCGGTCCCTCGAGATCGCCGAACTCGCCGTCCGTCACCGCGACCGTGGCGTCGTCGGCTTCGACATCGCCGGTGCCGAGGCCGGGTTCCCGGCGTCGAACCACCGTGCCGCCTTCGACTACCTCGCCTCCGAGCTCTTCCCCGTCACCGTCCACGCGGGCGAGGCGGACGGGCTCGCATCGATCCGTTCCGCGCTCGTCGACGGCCGTGCGCTGCGCCTCGGCCACGGCGTCCGCATCTTCGAGGACGTCACCCTCTCCGACGCCGGCGACGGTTCGACGCTCGCTTCCCTCGGCGAGGTCGCGGCCTGGGTGCGCGACCGTGAGATCCCGCTCGAGGTCTCGCCCTCGTCGAACCTGCAGACCGGTGCCGTCGCGGCGTGGGGCGACGACCTCGCCGACCACCCGTTCGACGTGCTCTACCAGCTCGGGTTCCGCGTCACGGTGAACACCGACAACCGCCTCATGAGCGGCACCTCGCTGACGCGCGAACTGGCGCTGCTGGCCGGCACCTTCGGCTACGACCTCGACGACCTCGCGGCGTTCCAGATCAACGCGGCCCTCGGCTCGTTCCTGCCGCTCGAGGACCGCGAGGAGATCATCGCCACGATCACGGCCGGGCACCAGGAGGCCTGA
- a CDS encoding thymidine phosphorylase, with product MAVEPFDTVDLIRTKRSGGALSTAEVDWLVDAYTRGYVEDPQMAAMAMAIFLNGMERREIKDLTLAMIASGERMSFGSLGKTTVDKHSTGGVGDKITLPLAPLVASFGVAVPQLSGRGLGHTGGTLDKLESIPGWQASISNDRMLQVLQDVGAVICAAGSGLAPADKKLYALRDITGTVECIPLIASSIMSKKIAEGTGALVLDVKFGSGAFMPSYEASRELAQTMVDLGNDAGVATSALLTDMEVPLGLTIGNALEVRESVSVLEGGGPADVVSLTLSLASEMLRLAGMPDADPAAALADGRAMDTWRRMIEAQGGDPDATLPVAREQHVVTAPSSGVLATQEALPFGISAWRLGAGRARAQDPVQAGAGIELHVKPGDTVTEGQPLWTLHTDDASRIPRALESLEGAWSIGDAAPDRGPIVRERITS from the coding sequence ATGGCCGTCGAGCCCTTCGACACCGTCGACCTCATCCGCACGAAGCGCTCCGGCGGCGCACTGAGCACCGCCGAGGTCGACTGGCTCGTCGACGCGTACACGCGCGGCTACGTCGAGGACCCGCAGATGGCGGCGATGGCCATGGCGATCTTCCTCAACGGCATGGAGCGGCGCGAGATCAAGGACCTCACGCTCGCGATGATCGCGTCGGGGGAGCGGATGTCGTTCGGCTCGCTCGGCAAGACCACGGTCGACAAGCACTCGACCGGCGGCGTCGGCGACAAGATCACCCTGCCGCTGGCACCCCTCGTGGCGTCGTTCGGCGTCGCCGTCCCGCAGCTGTCCGGGCGCGGGCTCGGCCACACCGGCGGGACGCTCGACAAGCTCGAGTCGATCCCCGGGTGGCAGGCGTCCATCTCGAACGACCGCATGCTGCAGGTGCTGCAGGACGTCGGCGCGGTCATCTGCGCGGCCGGGTCCGGGCTGGCCCCAGCGGACAAGAAGCTGTACGCGCTCCGCGACATCACCGGCACGGTCGAGTGCATCCCCCTCATCGCGTCGAGCATCATGTCGAAGAAGATCGCCGAGGGCACGGGGGCGCTCGTCCTCGACGTGAAGTTCGGCTCGGGCGCGTTCATGCCGTCGTACGAGGCGTCCCGTGAGCTCGCGCAGACGATGGTGGACCTCGGGAACGACGCCGGCGTCGCCACCTCGGCGCTCCTCACCGACATGGAGGTCCCGCTCGGCCTGACGATCGGCAACGCCCTCGAGGTCCGCGAGTCGGTCTCGGTCCTCGAAGGCGGTGGCCCGGCCGACGTCGTCTCGCTGACCCTCTCGCTCGCGTCGGAGATGCTCCGGCTCGCCGGGATGCCCGACGCCGACCCCGCTGCGGCACTCGCCGACGGCCGGGCGATGGACACATGGCGACGGATGATCGAGGCGCAGGGCGGCGACCCCGACGCCACGCTGCCGGTGGCGCGCGAACAGCACGTCGTCACCGCGCCGTCGTCGGGCGTGCTCGCGACCCAGGAGGCACTGCCGTTCGGCATCTCCGCCTGGCGCCTCGGTGCCGGGCGTGCGCGCGCGCAGGACCCGGTGCAGGCCGGGGCCGGCATCGAGCTGCACGTCAAGCCGGGCGACACCGTCACCGAGGGGCAGCCGCTCTGGACGCTGCACACCGACGACGCGTCGCGGATCCCGCGGGCGCTGGAGTCGCTCGAGGGGGCGTGGTCGATCGGCGACGCGGCGCCGGACCGCGGGCCGATCGTGCGGGAGCGCATCACGTCCTGA
- a CDS encoding cytidine deaminase: MTDTHASGDQAVTATAGADAAPRLPSDVDWTALRTAATAAMRHAYVPYSSFPVGAAALTDDGRIVSGCNVENASYGVTLCAECSLVSQLHMTGGGKLVAFACVDGDGATLMPCGRCRQLLFEHSAEGMLLETVSGIRTIDEVLPDAFGPRTLVTYQQEH, from the coding sequence ATGACCGACACGCACGCTTCGGGTGACCAGGCGGTCACCGCCACCGCCGGGGCGGACGCCGCCCCGCGCCTCCCGTCCGATGTGGACTGGACCGCCCTGCGGACCGCAGCGACCGCCGCGATGCGACACGCCTACGTGCCGTACTCGTCGTTCCCGGTGGGCGCTGCGGCGCTCACCGACGACGGCCGGATCGTCTCCGGCTGCAACGTCGAGAACGCGTCGTACGGGGTGACGCTGTGCGCCGAGTGCTCGCTCGTCTCGCAGTTGCACATGACCGGCGGCGGGAAGCTCGTGGCCTTCGCGTGCGTCGACGGCGACGGGGCGACCCTGATGCCGTGCGGGCGCTGCCGTCAACTGCTGTTCGAGCACTCGGCCGAGGGGATGCTCCTCGAGACCGTCTCCGGCATCCGCACCATCGACGAGGTCCTGCCGGACGCGTTCGGGCCGCGCACCCTCGTCACCTACCAGCAGGAGCACTGA
- a CDS encoding ABC transporter permease, with protein sequence MSTLSPTAAPASPLTDRPVETTRSWKLPIGYAVFTVVALVFFILLQRAGTTTFRLANPGDFFALPDVPLPATATGIVVVLLLAIATVYAVVEVRASRSVPLWVTSVFAIVFVIGFLTWAAAGATIPLPGLLVGALGLSVPLVFGALGGVISERVGVVNIAIEGQFLAGAFTSALIASISGSPWVGLVGALVAGVLVSFVLAAFSIKYLVDQVIVGVVINAFISGLTGFLYSQVLSPNEESLNVGIRFPRIEIPLLHQIPVIGPIFFEQTVVVYLAYIAVAVVTFALFKTRWGLRLRAVGEHPQAADTVGINVTSTRFWNVSLAGAIAGLGGAYFTLDAVGPFTKDMTAGAGYIALAAVIFGRWDPIKATLAALLFGFASNLQNTLGAINSPVPSEFLLMLPYVVTIFAVAGLVGQSRGPAASGKPYIKS encoded by the coding sequence GTGAGCACCCTCAGCCCCACGGCGGCCCCTGCGTCGCCCCTCACCGACCGTCCGGTCGAGACCACCCGCAGCTGGAAGCTGCCGATCGGGTACGCGGTGTTCACCGTCGTCGCCCTGGTCTTCTTCATCCTGCTGCAGCGCGCCGGCACGACGACGTTCCGCCTGGCGAACCCCGGCGACTTCTTCGCGCTGCCGGACGTGCCGCTGCCCGCCACCGCGACCGGCATCGTGGTCGTGCTCCTGCTGGCGATCGCCACCGTGTACGCCGTCGTCGAGGTCCGCGCGTCGCGGAGCGTCCCGCTCTGGGTGACGTCGGTGTTCGCGATCGTGTTCGTCATCGGCTTCCTCACGTGGGCAGCCGCCGGCGCGACGATCCCGCTGCCGGGTCTGCTCGTCGGCGCCCTCGGCCTCAGCGTGCCGCTCGTGTTCGGTGCCCTCGGCGGGGTCATCTCGGAGCGGGTCGGCGTCGTGAACATCGCGATCGAGGGCCAGTTCCTCGCCGGCGCGTTCACCTCGGCGCTCATCGCGTCGATCTCCGGTTCGCCCTGGGTCGGCCTCGTCGGTGCGCTCGTCGCCGGTGTCCTGGTGTCGTTCGTCCTCGCGGCGTTCAGCATCAAGTACCTCGTCGACCAGGTCATCGTCGGTGTCGTCATCAACGCGTTCATCTCGGGGCTCACCGGCTTCCTGTACTCGCAGGTGCTCTCCCCGAACGAGGAATCGCTCAACGTCGGCATCCGGTTCCCACGGATCGAGATCCCGCTCCTGCACCAGATCCCGGTGATCGGCCCGATCTTCTTCGAGCAGACGGTCGTCGTCTACCTGGCCTACATCGCGGTCGCCGTCGTCACCTTCGCGCTGTTCAAGACCCGCTGGGGCCTCCGCCTCCGCGCGGTCGGCGAGCACCCGCAGGCCGCCGACACGGTGGGCATCAACGTCACCAGCACCCGGTTCTGGAACGTCTCGCTCGCCGGCGCGATCGCCGGTCTCGGTGGTGCCTACTTCACGCTCGACGCGGTCGGTCCGTTCACGAAGGACATGACCGCCGGCGCGGGCTACATCGCGCTCGCGGCGGTCATCTTCGGCCGCTGGGACCCGATCAAGGCGACGCTCGCGGCGCTGCTGTTCGGCTTCGCGTCGAACCTGCAGAACACCCTCGGTGCGATCAACTCGCCCGTGCCGAGCGAGTTCCTGCTGATGCTGCCCTACGTGGTGACGATCTTCGCGGTGGCCGGCCTGGTCGGGCAGTCGCGCGGTCCCGCCGCCTCCGGCAAGCCCTACATCAAGAGTTGA
- a CDS encoding ABC transporter permease has translation MTDSAEDTERRDGGDRWQAAMQGILNGSALVTVLAVVLALVACGILIAITDENVRATAGYFFARPGDMLRAVGTAVGGSYSSLFQGSVINFGADSFQQAIVPLTRSIDYAVPLVAAGLGVALAFRAGLFNIGGQGQILMGAAAAGWVGFSFDLPAAVHIPLTIIAGIVGGAVWGGIVGVLKARTGAHEVIVTIMLNYVALYLVSYLLRTPGLLQAPGSTNPISPATKDSAVLPALFGPRYGVDLGFVVAIIAVVVVWWLVNKSSLGFRFRTIGENPRAARVAGMSVPALTIWVLVLSGALVGIAGAYQVQGAVTSGFTSNIDAGIGFDAITVALLGRSKPWGVFWAAILFGVLKNGGYAMQAANGIPIDIVGVIQALIVLFIAAPPLVRAIFRIPQPGARRRVSTKTSKKAVAA, from the coding sequence ATGACCGACTCCGCAGAGGACACCGAGCGCCGCGACGGCGGCGACCGCTGGCAGGCCGCGATGCAGGGCATCCTCAACGGCTCCGCCCTCGTCACGGTCCTCGCCGTCGTCCTCGCCCTGGTCGCCTGCGGCATCCTCATCGCGATCACCGACGAGAACGTCCGCGCCACCGCCGGGTACTTCTTCGCCCGTCCCGGCGACATGCTCCGTGCGGTGGGTACGGCGGTCGGCGGTTCGTACTCCTCGCTGTTCCAGGGCTCCGTGATCAACTTCGGCGCCGACTCGTTCCAGCAGGCGATCGTGCCGCTCACGCGGTCGATCGACTACGCGGTGCCGCTCGTCGCGGCCGGCCTCGGTGTCGCGCTCGCGTTCCGTGCGGGCCTGTTCAACATCGGCGGCCAGGGGCAGATCCTGATGGGCGCCGCGGCGGCCGGCTGGGTCGGCTTCTCGTTCGACCTGCCCGCTGCGGTCCACATCCCGCTCACGATCATCGCCGGCATCGTCGGCGGTGCGGTGTGGGGCGGCATCGTCGGCGTGCTCAAGGCGCGGACGGGTGCGCACGAGGTGATCGTCACGATCATGCTCAACTACGTCGCGCTCTACCTCGTGAGCTACCTCCTCCGCACCCCGGGCCTCCTGCAGGCACCGGGCAGCACGAACCCGATCTCGCCCGCGACGAAGGACAGCGCGGTGCTGCCGGCACTGTTCGGTCCGCGGTACGGCGTCGACCTCGGGTTCGTCGTCGCGATCATCGCCGTGGTCGTCGTGTGGTGGCTCGTCAACAAGTCCTCCCTCGGCTTCCGCTTCCGCACGATCGGTGAGAACCCCCGCGCGGCGCGGGTCGCCGGCATGAGCGTCCCCGCCCTGACGATCTGGGTGCTGGTCCTCTCCGGTGCGCTGGTCGGCATCGCCGGCGCGTACCAGGTGCAGGGCGCGGTGACGTCCGGCTTCACGTCGAACATCGACGCCGGCATCGGCTTCGACGCCATCACCGTCGCACTCCTCGGCCGCTCCAAGCCGTGGGGCGTGTTCTGGGCGGCGATCCTGTTCGGCGTCCTGAAGAACGGTGGCTACGCCATGCAGGCAGCCAACGGCATCCCGATCGACATCGTCGGGGTCATCCAGGCCCTCATCGTCCTCTTCATCGCGGCCCCGCCGCTCGTCCGCGCGATCTTCCGGATCCCGCAGCCGGGCGCGCGTCGACGCGTCAGCACGAAGACCAGCAAGAAGGCGGTCGCCGCGTGA
- a CDS encoding ABC transporter ATP-binding protein, with translation MKLELRGITKRFGPLVANDHISLTVEPGEVHCLLGENGAGKSTLMNVLYGLYQADEGEILLDDVVQDFDGPGDAMRAGIGMVHQHFMLVPVFTVAENVMLGQEQTTFGGRLDLAGARARVREISDRFGFDVDPDAKVEDLPVGVQQRVEIIKALSRDASVLVFDEPTAVLTPQETDELMGIMRQLREAGTAIVFITHKLREVREVADRITVIRLGKVVGEASPTATNNELAALMVGRAVSLVVDKAPATGGEDALVVENVTVTDTNGIVLVDDVSFTVRRGEVLAIAGVQGNGQTELTEAIMGLEPVHAGRITLDGRELTGRSVKQILDVGVGFVPEDRKEDGLVGEFTIAENLMLDRADHAEFVRAGTIRAAERDAFADEKIAEFDIRTPGRTTAAGRLSGGNQQKIVLARELSRELRLFVAAQPTRGIDVGSIEFVHKRIVATRDTGVPVIVVSTELDEVAALADRIAVMYRGGIVGIVPADTPRDVLGLMMAGEIPEGTELAA, from the coding sequence ATGAAGCTCGAACTCCGCGGCATCACGAAGCGGTTCGGCCCCCTCGTCGCCAACGACCACATCTCGCTCACCGTCGAGCCGGGTGAGGTCCACTGCCTGCTCGGCGAGAACGGCGCCGGCAAGTCGACCCTGATGAACGTCCTCTACGGCCTGTACCAGGCCGACGAGGGCGAGATCCTCCTCGACGACGTCGTCCAGGACTTCGACGGACCCGGTGACGCCATGCGTGCCGGTATCGGCATGGTGCACCAGCACTTCATGCTCGTGCCGGTGTTCACCGTCGCCGAGAACGTCATGCTGGGTCAGGAGCAGACCACCTTCGGCGGTCGGCTCGACCTCGCCGGAGCCCGCGCGCGCGTCCGCGAGATCTCCGACCGCTTCGGGTTCGACGTCGACCCCGACGCCAAGGTCGAGGACCTCCCCGTCGGCGTGCAGCAGCGCGTCGAGATCATCAAGGCGCTGTCCCGCGACGCCTCCGTGCTGGTGTTCGACGAGCCGACGGCCGTCCTCACCCCGCAGGAGACCGACGAGCTGATGGGCATCATGCGCCAGCTCCGCGAAGCCGGCACCGCGATCGTCTTCATCACCCACAAGCTCCGCGAGGTCCGCGAGGTCGCCGACCGCATCACCGTGATCCGGCTCGGCAAGGTCGTCGGCGAGGCCTCGCCCACCGCGACCAACAACGAGCTCGCCGCGCTCATGGTCGGCCGCGCCGTCTCGCTCGTCGTCGACAAGGCACCCGCGACCGGGGGCGAGGACGCGCTCGTCGTCGAGAACGTCACCGTCACCGACACGAACGGCATCGTGCTCGTCGACGACGTGTCCTTCACCGTCCGCCGCGGCGAGGTCCTCGCCATCGCCGGCGTGCAGGGCAACGGCCAGACCGAGCTCACCGAGGCGATCATGGGCCTCGAGCCGGTGCACGCCGGACGGATCACGCTCGACGGGCGCGAGCTCACCGGGCGCAGCGTCAAGCAGATCCTCGACGTCGGGGTCGGCTTCGTGCCGGAGGACCGGAAAGAGGACGGGCTGGTCGGCGAGTTCACCATCGCCGAGAACCTCATGCTCGACCGCGCCGACCACGCCGAGTTCGTCCGCGCCGGCACCATCCGTGCCGCGGAGCGCGACGCGTTCGCCGACGAGAAGATCGCCGAGTTCGACATCCGGACGCCGGGTCGCACCACCGCGGCCGGCCGGCTGTCCGGCGGCAACCAGCAGAAGATCGTCCTCGCCCGCGAACTGAGCCGCGAACTGCGCCTCTTCGTCGCGGCGCAGCCCACGCGCGGCATCGACGTCGGGTCGATCGAGTTCGTGCACAAGCGCATCGTCGCCACCCGCGACACCGGCGTCCCGGTCATCGTCGTCTCCACGGAGCTCGACGAGGTCGCGGCGCTCGCCGACCGGATCGCCGTGATGTACCGCGGCGGGATCGTCGGCATCGTCCCCGCGGACACCCCGCGGGACGTCCTCGGCCTCATGATGGCCGGGGAGATCCCAGAAGGAACGGAGCTGGCAGCGTGA
- a CDS encoding BMP family ABC transporter substrate-binding protein, whose product MTSRTRQVLLSALALAGTAAVLAGCSAAPSDNASAKKTDFRPCMVSDAGGFDDKSFNQLGFEGMKDAAADLGATYKQAESKDATVYDSNIEQLVGQNCNLIVTVGFNLADATKKQAAANPDTDFAIIDDNSIDAKNVKPITFDTSQAAFLAGYAAASYSKSGVVGTFGGMQIPTVTIFMDGFADGVKYYNEQKSKNVKVVGWNVDTGKGSFTGGFEAGTQAKAVAQTLIDQDADVILPVGGPIYQSAAEAIKDADNGSVLIGADSDLYEADPRYKDIAFTSVEKGMRPATKDVVEQAADKKFSNTPYVGTLKNDGVGIAPFHDFADKVDKGLQKELDTIKAGIIDGSIKVKTQS is encoded by the coding sequence GTGACATCTCGTACCCGTCAGGTCCTGCTGAGCGCCCTCGCGCTCGCCGGCACCGCCGCCGTCCTCGCAGGCTGCTCGGCCGCCCCGTCCGACAACGCCTCGGCCAAGAAGACCGACTTCCGCCCCTGCATGGTCTCCGACGCCGGCGGGTTCGACGACAAGTCGTTCAACCAGCTCGGGTTCGAGGGCATGAAGGACGCCGCCGCCGACCTCGGCGCCACCTACAAGCAGGCCGAGTCGAAGGACGCCACCGTCTACGACTCGAACATCGAGCAGCTCGTCGGCCAGAACTGCAACCTCATCGTCACCGTCGGCTTCAACCTCGCCGACGCCACGAAGAAGCAGGCCGCGGCGAACCCCGACACCGACTTCGCCATCATCGACGACAACTCGATCGACGCGAAGAACGTCAAGCCGATCACGTTCGACACCTCGCAGGCGGCGTTCCTCGCCGGCTACGCGGCCGCGTCCTACTCGAAGTCCGGCGTCGTCGGCACCTTCGGCGGCATGCAGATCCCGACCGTCACCATCTTCATGGACGGCTTCGCGGACGGCGTGAAGTACTACAACGAGCAGAAGTCGAAGAACGTCAAGGTCGTCGGCTGGAACGTCGACACCGGCAAGGGCTCGTTCACCGGTGGGTTCGAGGCGGGCACGCAGGCCAAGGCCGTCGCGCAGACCCTCATCGACCAGGACGCCGACGTCATCCTCCCCGTCGGTGGCCCGATCTACCAGTCGGCCGCCGAGGCGATCAAGGACGCCGACAACGGTTCCGTCCTGATCGGTGCGGACAGCGACCTCTACGAGGCCGACCCGCGCTACAAGGACATCGCCTTCACGTCGGTCGAGAAGGGCATGCGCCCCGCCACGAAGGACGTCGTCGAGCAGGCCGCCGACAAGAAGTTCTCCAACACGCCGTACGTCGGCACGCTGAAGAACGACGGCGTCGGCATCGCGCCGTTCCACGACTTCGCCGACAAGGTCGACAAGGGCCTGCAGAAGGAACTCGACACGATCAAGGCGGGCATCATCGACGGCTCGATCAAGGTCAAGACGCAGTCCTAA
- a CDS encoding mannose-1-phosphate guanylyltransferase: MADALEDFYAIIPAGGIGSRLWPLSRADAPKFLHDLTGSGTSLLRQTWDRLAPLAGDQRIMVVTGRAHRVAVESQLPGVEDHNVVLESEPKDSTAAIGLAAAILVRREPDVVIGSFAADHVIGDARGFRRSVREAVAAARAGYVTTIGITPTEPAIGFGYIHAHGETLGIEGAPTAHAVRSFVEKPDLDTARSYVEQGTYLWNAGMFIARADVLLAEIGRTKPALLAGIEELADAWDTSARGAVVDAVWPGLEKIAIDYTVAEPAAAAGRMAVIPGDFDWDDVGDFASLAKLQSGGRTNNLAVLGDGARILADSSSGIVVSHSQRLISLIGVEDIVVVDTPDALLVTTGANAQRVKSVVDALKISGRGDVL; this comes from the coding sequence GTGGCAGACGCACTCGAGGACTTCTACGCGATCATCCCCGCCGGCGGCATCGGATCGCGGCTCTGGCCGTTGTCGCGCGCGGATGCGCCCAAGTTCCTGCACGACCTCACCGGTTCCGGCACCTCGCTGCTCCGGCAGACGTGGGACCGGCTGGCGCCGCTCGCCGGGGACCAGCGGATCATGGTCGTCACCGGCCGTGCCCACCGGGTCGCCGTCGAGTCGCAGCTGCCGGGCGTCGAGGACCACAACGTCGTGCTCGAGAGCGAGCCGAAGGACTCCACGGCGGCCATCGGCCTGGCCGCGGCCATCCTCGTCCGCCGCGAACCGGACGTCGTCATCGGCTCCTTCGCCGCCGACCACGTCATCGGCGACGCCCGCGGCTTCCGTCGCTCCGTGCGCGAGGCCGTCGCCGCCGCCCGCGCCGGGTACGTCACGACGATCGGCATCACGCCGACCGAGCCCGCCATCGGCTTCGGGTACATCCACGCGCACGGCGAGACCCTCGGCATCGAGGGTGCACCGACCGCGCACGCCGTTCGCTCCTTCGTCGAGAAGCCCGACCTGGACACCGCGCGCTCCTACGTCGAACAGGGCACCTACCTCTGGAACGCCGGCATGTTCATCGCCCGCGCCGACGTGCTCCTCGCCGAGATCGGCCGGACCAAGCCCGCGCTGCTCGCCGGCATCGAGGAACTCGCCGACGCCTGGGACACCTCGGCGCGCGGCGCCGTCGTCGACGCGGTGTGGCCCGGGCTCGAGAAGATCGCGATCGACTACACGGTGGCCGAACCCGCTGCCGCTGCCGGACGCATGGCGGTCATCCCCGGCGACTTCGACTGGGACGACGTCGGCGATTTCGCGTCCCTCGCCAAGCTGCAGTCCGGCGGCCGGACGAACAACCTCGCCGTGCTCGGCGACGGCGCCCGCATCCTCGCGGACTCGTCGAGCGGCATCGTGGTCTCGCACAGCCAGCGGCTCATCTCGCTCATCGGCGTCGAGGACATCGTCGTCGTGGACACCCCCGACGCCCTGCTCGTGACCACCGGTGCGAACGCCCAGCGCGTCAAGAGTGTGGTGGATGCACTGAAGATCAGCGGTCGCGGCGACGTCCTGTAG